From one Candidatus Stygibacter australis genomic stretch:
- a CDS encoding MlaD family protein — translation MVGRAQKVRLGIFITLLSALLIAALIFIAGDKLMESWDYYYITYSDVSVNGLQVGGQVRYHGIEIGKVEEIKIVPDDVTKVRVKISVTEGTPVKTDTEAHLVLVGITGLKIVELTGGSNETLLLKPGSEILPGISILDNISGKAEVMAEKLELIMNNILEITDSDNQDRISSILTSVDTILIANREPINNIVVNLDSTTAELTELLHTSNEILARFNSIIQSGTIDTMLINFKDISSELNDLEIAELIDQMNLTVRQINSTVSKIDLTIIRSQQDLLDTISSMREVADYLEDFSRRISEDPTILLRGGRN, via the coding sequence ATGGTAGGACGCGCTCAAAAAGTACGGTTAGGCATATTTATCACCTTGCTCTCCGCTTTACTGATAGCTGCATTAATATTTATTGCCGGTGATAAACTTATGGAGAGCTGGGATTATTACTACATAACCTATTCGGATGTTTCAGTAAATGGCTTGCAGGTAGGTGGTCAGGTACGCTATCATGGAATTGAGATCGGAAAGGTGGAAGAGATCAAAATAGTTCCTGATGATGTTACAAAAGTGAGAGTAAAAATCAGCGTGACAGAAGGTACACCAGTTAAAACAGATACCGAGGCACATCTTGTGCTGGTTGGGATCACAGGCTTAAAAATTGTGGAACTGACTGGGGGTAGTAATGAAACGCTGTTACTGAAACCGGGCAGTGAGATATTGCCAGGTATATCAATACTTGATAATATCTCCGGTAAAGCTGAGGTGATGGCGGAAAAACTGGAATTGATCATGAATAACATCCTCGAGATCACAGATTCTGATAATCAGGATCGGATTTCTTCCATTCTTACCAGCGTAGATACTATACTTATTGCAAACCGGGAACCTATTAATAATATTGTTGTGAATCTGGACAGCACTACTGCTGAACTTACAGAATTACTGCACACTTCAAATGAAATTTTAGCAAGGTTCAATTCAATAATTCAATCTGGAACGATAGATACGATGTTGATCAACTTTAAAGATATTTCATCTGAACTTAATGATCTTGAGATCGCAGAATTGATCGATCAAATGAATTTGACTGTCCGTCAGATCAATTCTACTGTTTCGAAGATTGACCTTACTATTATAAGGAGTCAACAGGATCTACTTGATACGATAAGTTCTATGCGGGAAGTAGCTGATTATCTGGAAGACTTCTCCCGGAGAATATCAGAAGACCCAACCATACTGCTGAGAGGCGGTCGTAATTAA